CACAGCGAGTCCCGCGGCCAGCGAGATCTTCAGAGCATGGGAGACAGAAAGCTCGGGTCGAAGCAGCGCGCTGACATAAAGTCCCGCGCCTGCTTCGGAGTGCCAGGCATGGCCACCTCGACCTCGTCCCGCAGTCTGTCGATCAGCGACACAAACCGTGCCTGCGGCAGCGTCTTGCTGTGCTTGTTCGACGAGGTAGGTATTCGTGGAAGAGATTTCTTCAAAGTGGAGCACACGACCGCCCGCCGCGCGACAAAACGCGGTGCCAGCCAGTGCTGCATCCAGAGCCTCGAGGTCCATCACGCTCAATAGACTTCCGACGTGATACGCATGCTGATGTCCGCGGCCATGGCGGAACGTGTAAGCGCGCCCACCGAAACAAAATCGACACCTGTTGCGGCATAGTCGCGCACCGTATCCAGGCTCAGATGGTCCGCAGCCTCCAGCTTCACCTTGGGACTCTTAGCGCGCGCAGTCTTCACGGCCTTGGCGACCTGAGAAGGCGTCATCTCTACCAGAAGCAGAGCCTCAGCGCCAGCGTCCATCGCCTCTTCCACCTCGGCGATCGATCGAACTTCAATCTCCACAATCTGCCCGGCTTTTTTCCCCTTCAGGGCAAGCTCGATCGCAAGTGTGATGCCTCCGGCCAGGGCAATGTGGCTGCTCTTGATCAGAATGCCGTCCTGCAGGTCCTGCCGGTGGTTCTGTCCGCCACCACAGCAGACGGCGTACTTGTCCAGCACGCGCAGGCCGGGAATCGTCTTGCGGGTATCGAGTACCTTGGCCTTCGTCCCCTTGGTCTCTTTCACGAAATCATTGGTCAATGTGGCGATACCACTCATACGCTGCAGCAGATTCAGGATCACGCGCTCGCAGCTCAAAATGGCGCGAGCGTTATGACGGATGACGGCAATGGTCTTTCCGCTCTTGACGCGGACACCGTCGAAGATCTCGGCATGACTCACTACTTCGAACCGGCCTGCGGACTTGCGTCCGGACTGGGTCAACATGTGGTTGAAAACGTCAAAAG
This genomic stretch from Terriglobus saanensis SP1PR4 harbors:
- the nadC gene encoding carboxylating nicotinate-nucleotide diphosphorylase; this encodes MSIGCQTHGKDGGTMEWKSKKVAAILEAALLEDKAMQDITTALTVGAEVRASATVITRQECVIAGLGAIIATFDVFNHMLTQSGRKSAGRFEVVSHAEIFDGVRVKSGKTIAVIRHNARAILSCERVILNLLQRMSGIATLTNDFVKETKGTKAKVLDTRKTIPGLRVLDKYAVCCGGGQNHRQDLQDGILIKSSHIALAGGITLAIELALKGKKAGQIVEIEVRSIAEVEEAMDAGAEALLLVEMTPSQVAKAVKTARAKSPKVKLEAADHLSLDTVRDYAATGVDFVSVGALTRSAMAADISMRITSEVY